CCCTCTCGTTCGAGCAGGCCCGCGACGAGCTCGTGCGCGTCGTCGCCCAGCTCGAACAGGGCGCACCCACGCTCGAGGAGTCCCTCGCTCTGTGGGAACGCGGCGAGAAGCTCTACGC
The DNA window shown above is from Microbacterium proteolyticum and carries:
- a CDS encoding exodeoxyribonuclease VII small subunit, translating into MTATTPGPAADVASLSFEQARDELVRVVAQLEQGAPTLEESLALWERGEKLYARCEEWLLGAKKRLDAARGEADA